From Drosophila virilis strain 15010-1051.87 chromosome X, Dvir_AGI_RSII-ME, whole genome shotgun sequence, the proteins below share one genomic window:
- the Cluap1 gene encoding clusterin-associated protein 1 yields the protein MDGWGIVGRMVARQRPGQVVGVNKSEANSRTTTNELEKMCIIWREASLTQLKLCVRSERASRMSFKDVRDLGEHLKLLGFPRVFPLQALATPHGNLASFHIVAELLQWLAGLLEPGAVLAGGVESEEQRVMLIRSATEFFLTKSAIRLNPRKLYAAAAVSATELQKITRLLIAPTQAEEGVDREEERERDQYRSLNQVDIGDKMDELRRARELSSDLTQRGAALFDLLSKELVNKEARLAQAQRPMELLGVERTMKNAIQANQLKLQSSRAQLENARVELNALKSKLQRKRAELERTKQRLDALQKIRPAHMAEFEECEKELQQLFQRYFLRLHVRDALRTQMEMRTQRRATPISSPLLQKPAENSMPFIPEGLIEDDDDDDDNDDDEDEGMGSGLARESSFGLDSEIPDIRDEDLILQRSRLAKAGSAAPSKRPGTATSRIRPTTGRTRRETAAAAAASSSVAPATRNGRNGPGSSMLNRRDEDDSSFGSSDSELDVGDIMGMSGLSGAAGTGDDEFDLNSIDDISISKLTGELPMRPKTASKPEHHSDEDF from the exons ATGGATGGTTGGGGTATCGTCGGCCGTATGGTTGCCAGGCAACGACCCGGCCAGGTAGTTGGCGTAAACAAAAGCGAAGCCAACAGTAGAACCACAACAAATGAGCTAGAAAAAATGTGCATAATTTGGCGGGAGGCGTCGCTTACGCAGCTGAAATTGTGTGTCCGCAGCGAAAGAGCAAGCAGGATGTCCTTCAAGGATGTGCGAG ATCTGGGCGAGCATCTCAAATTGCTGGGTTTTCCCCGAGTCTTTCCGCTGCAGGCGCTTGCCACGCCGCACGGCAACCTGGCGAGCTTTCACATCGTTGCCGAGCTGCTGCAGTGGCTGGCCGGACTGCTGGAGCCGGGTGCTGTGCTCGCCGGCGGCGTGGAATCGGAGGAGCAGCGTGTGATGCTCATACGCTCCGCTACAGAGTTTTTTCTGACCAAATCGGCCATACGACTGAATCCACGCAAGCTGTACGCGGCGGCTGCCGTCAGTGCCACGGAACTGCAGAAGATCACGCGACTGCTGATTGCACCCACGCAAGCGGAGGAGGGCGTGGATCGGGAGGAGGAACGCGAGCGCGACCAATATCGCAGTCTCAATCAGGTGGATATTGGCGACAAAATGGATGAGCTGCGTCGCGCTCGTGAGCTATCCTCGGACCTAACACAACGCGGCGCCGCCCTCTTCGATCTACTGTCCAAGGAGCTGGTTAACAAGGAGGCGCGCCTCGCCCAGGCGCAACGTCCCATGGAGCTACTCGGCGTGGAGCGCACCATGAAGAATGCCATACAGGCCAACCAGCTGAAGTTGCAGTCCAGTCGCGCCCAGCTGGAGAATGCCCGCGTCGAGCTGAACGCACTGAAATCCAAATTGCAGCGCAAGCGCGCGGAACTGGAACGCACCAAGCAGCGGCTGGATGCGCTTCAGAAGATTCGGCCCGCCCATATGGCCGAATTTGAAGAGTGCGAaaaggagctgcagcagctgttccaACGTTACTTTCTGCGATTACATGTGCGCGATGCGCTGCGAACTCAAATGGAGATGCGCACCCAGCGCCGTGCCACGCCCATCTCATCACCATTGCTGCAGAAACCGGCTGAGAATTCGATGCCATTTATACCGGAAGGCCTGATCGaggacgatgacgacgacgacgacaacgatgatgatgaggatgaAGGGATGGGCAGCGGATTGGCGCGTGAGAGCTCCTTTGGCCTAGACTCGGAAATACCAGATATACGTGACGAGGATCTGATCCTGCAGCGCAGTAGACTTGCTAAAGCCGGCTCAGCGGCGCCGAGCAAGCGTCCCGGCACGGCCACCTCACGCATACGTCCCACAACCGGACGCACTCGTCGAGAgactgcagcggctgctgcggcttccTCAAGCGTTGCACCGGCCACACGCAACGGTCGCAATGGACCAGGCAGCAGCATGCTCAACCGCCGCGACGAGGACGACAGCAGCTTTGGCAGCTCCGACAGCGAACTGGACGTGGGTGACATAATGGGCATGAGCGGGCTCAGCGGCGCCGCTGGCACTGGCGACGATGAAT TCGATCTCAACTCCATCGACGACATTAGCATATCGAAGCTAACGGGTGAACTGCCGATGCGACCCAAAACAGCCAGCAAGCCGGAACACCACAGCGACGAGGACTTCTAG